A single Vulpes vulpes isolate BD-2025 chromosome 16, VulVul3, whole genome shotgun sequence DNA region contains:
- the LOC112929150 gene encoding sulfotransferase 1C2 isoform X3 produces MALATALEAQLQLREVAGIPLQASTVDNWNQIQNFEAKPDDLLICTYPKSGTTWIQEIVDMIEHNGDVEKCQRAIIQHRHPFIEWARPPQPSGVEKANAMPSPRILRTHLPTQLLPPSFWENNCKFLYVARNAKDCMVSYYHFQRMNQMLPDPGTWEEYFETFISGKVGWGSWYDHVKGWWEIKDRYQILFLFYEDIKQDPKHEIQKVMQFMGKNLDETVLDKIVQETSFEKMKENPMVNRSTVPKSILDQSISPFMRKDGGAKREERESQVGSMPSTETTVGLDPTTLRHGLSQNQELDT; encoded by the exons ATGGCCCTGGCCACAGCATTGGAGGCACAGCTACAACTGAGAGAGGTGGCAGGCATCCCCCTGCAGGCTAGCACTGTGGACAACTGGAACCAGATCCAGAACTTCGAGGCCAAGCCAGATGATCTCCTCATCTGTACCTACCCTAAATCAG GGACTACATGGATTCAGGAAATTGTGGACATGATTGAGCACAATGGAGATGTGGAGAAATGTCAGAGAGCCATCATTCAACACCGCCATCCTTTCATTGAGTGGGCTCGGCCACCCCAGCCCTCTG GGGTGGAAAAGGCCAACGCAATGCCCTCTCCACGGATACTAAGGACTCACCTTCCAACTCAGCTGTTGCCTCCATCTTTCTGGGAAAACAACTGCAAG TTCCTTTATGTAGCTCGAAATGCCAAAGACTGCATGGTTTCCTACTACCATTTCCAAAGGATGAATCAAATGCTTCCTGACCCTGGTACCTGGGAAGAATATTTTGAAACCTTCATCAGTGGAAAAG TGGGCTGGGGTTCCTGGTATGACCATGTGAAGGGATGGTGGGAGATAAAAGACAGATAccagattctcttcctcttctatgAGGACATAAAACAG GACCCAAAGCATGAAATTCAGAAAGTCATGCAGTTCATGGGAAAGAACTTGGATGAAACAGTGCTGGATAAAATTGTTCAGGAGACAtcatttgagaaaatgaaagaaaatcccATGGTGAATCGTTCCACGGTTCCTAAATCTATCCTGGACCAGTCCATTTCCCCCTTCATGAGAAAAG ATGGAGGtgcaaagagagaggagagagaatcccaagtaggttccatgcccagtacagagaccaccgtaggactcgatcctacaACCCTAAGAcatggtctgagccaaaatcaagagttggatacatAA
- the LOC112929150 gene encoding sulfotransferase 1C2 isoform X4, protein MLPCFLGMHFMCPLTLDQNFGLLIFSWNLKGPPLSLQDSMALATALEAQLQLREVAGIPLQASTVDNWNQIQNFEAKPDDLLICTYPKSGVEKANAMPSPRILRTHLPTQLLPPSFWENNCKFLYVARNAKDCMVSYYHFQRMNQMLPDPGTWEEYFETFISGKVGWGSWYDHVKGWWEIKDRYQILFLFYEDIKQDPKHEIQKVMQFMGKNLDETVLDKIVQETSFEKMKENPMVNRSTVPKSILDQSISPFMRKDGGAKREERESQVGSMPSTETTVGLDPTTLRHGLSQNQELDT, encoded by the exons ATGCTGCCCTGCTTCCTTGGAATGCACTTTATGTGCCCACTGACCCTTGATCAGAATTTTGGGCTGCTGATTTTCAGCTGGAACTTGAAG GGACCTCCCCTCTCGTTGCAAGACAGTATGGCCCTGGCCACAGCATTGGAGGCACAGCTACAACTGAGAGAGGTGGCAGGCATCCCCCTGCAGGCTAGCACTGTGGACAACTGGAACCAGATCCAGAACTTCGAGGCCAAGCCAGATGATCTCCTCATCTGTACCTACCCTAAATCAG GGGTGGAAAAGGCCAACGCAATGCCCTCTCCACGGATACTAAGGACTCACCTTCCAACTCAGCTGTTGCCTCCATCTTTCTGGGAAAACAACTGCAAG TTCCTTTATGTAGCTCGAAATGCCAAAGACTGCATGGTTTCCTACTACCATTTCCAAAGGATGAATCAAATGCTTCCTGACCCTGGTACCTGGGAAGAATATTTTGAAACCTTCATCAGTGGAAAAG TGGGCTGGGGTTCCTGGTATGACCATGTGAAGGGATGGTGGGAGATAAAAGACAGATAccagattctcttcctcttctatgAGGACATAAAACAG GACCCAAAGCATGAAATTCAGAAAGTCATGCAGTTCATGGGAAAGAACTTGGATGAAACAGTGCTGGATAAAATTGTTCAGGAGACAtcatttgagaaaatgaaagaaaatcccATGGTGAATCGTTCCACGGTTCCTAAATCTATCCTGGACCAGTCCATTTCCCCCTTCATGAGAAAAG ATGGAGGtgcaaagagagaggagagagaatcccaagtaggttccatgcccagtacagagaccaccgtaggactcgatcctacaACCCTAAGAcatggtctgagccaaaatcaagagttggatacatAA
- the LOC112929150 gene encoding sulfotransferase 1C2 isoform X1 produces the protein MLPCFLGMHFMCPLTLDQNFGLLIFSWNLKGPPLSLQDSMALATALEAQLQLREVAGIPLQASTVDNWNQIQNFEAKPDDLLICTYPKSGTTWIQEIVDMIEHNGDVEKCQRAIIQHRHPFIEWARPPQPSGVEKANAMPSPRILRTHLPTQLLPPSFWENNCKFLYVARNAKDCMVSYYHFQRMNQMLPDPGTWEEYFETFISGKVGWGSWYDHVKGWWEIKDRYQILFLFYEDIKQDPKHEIQKVMQFMGKNLDETVLDKIVQETSFEKMKENPMVNRSTVPKSILDQSISPFMRKDGGAKREERESQVGSMPSTETTVGLDPTTLRHGLSQNQELDT, from the exons ATGCTGCCCTGCTTCCTTGGAATGCACTTTATGTGCCCACTGACCCTTGATCAGAATTTTGGGCTGCTGATTTTCAGCTGGAACTTGAAG GGACCTCCCCTCTCGTTGCAAGACAGTATGGCCCTGGCCACAGCATTGGAGGCACAGCTACAACTGAGAGAGGTGGCAGGCATCCCCCTGCAGGCTAGCACTGTGGACAACTGGAACCAGATCCAGAACTTCGAGGCCAAGCCAGATGATCTCCTCATCTGTACCTACCCTAAATCAG GGACTACATGGATTCAGGAAATTGTGGACATGATTGAGCACAATGGAGATGTGGAGAAATGTCAGAGAGCCATCATTCAACACCGCCATCCTTTCATTGAGTGGGCTCGGCCACCCCAGCCCTCTG GGGTGGAAAAGGCCAACGCAATGCCCTCTCCACGGATACTAAGGACTCACCTTCCAACTCAGCTGTTGCCTCCATCTTTCTGGGAAAACAACTGCAAG TTCCTTTATGTAGCTCGAAATGCCAAAGACTGCATGGTTTCCTACTACCATTTCCAAAGGATGAATCAAATGCTTCCTGACCCTGGTACCTGGGAAGAATATTTTGAAACCTTCATCAGTGGAAAAG TGGGCTGGGGTTCCTGGTATGACCATGTGAAGGGATGGTGGGAGATAAAAGACAGATAccagattctcttcctcttctatgAGGACATAAAACAG GACCCAAAGCATGAAATTCAGAAAGTCATGCAGTTCATGGGAAAGAACTTGGATGAAACAGTGCTGGATAAAATTGTTCAGGAGACAtcatttgagaaaatgaaagaaaatcccATGGTGAATCGTTCCACGGTTCCTAAATCTATCCTGGACCAGTCCATTTCCCCCTTCATGAGAAAAG ATGGAGGtgcaaagagagaggagagagaatcccaagtaggttccatgcccagtacagagaccaccgtaggactcgatcctacaACCCTAAGAcatggtctgagccaaaatcaagagttggatacatAA
- the LOC112929150 gene encoding sulfotransferase 1C2 isoform X5, which translates to MLPCFLGMHFMCPLTLDQNFGLLIFSWNLKGPPLSLQDSMALATALEAQLQLREVAGIPLQASTVDNWNQIQNFEAKPDDLLICTYPKSGVEKANAMPSPRILRTHLPTQLLPPSFWENNCKFLYVARNAKDCMVSYYHFQRMNQMLPDPGTWEEYFETFISGKVGWGSWYDHVKGWWEIKDRYQILFLFYEDIKQDPKHEIQKVMQFMGKNLDETVLDKIVQETSFEKMKENPMVNRSTVPKSILDQSISPFMRKGTVGDWKNHFTVAQNERFNEIYRQKMEGSSINFTEL; encoded by the exons ATGCTGCCCTGCTTCCTTGGAATGCACTTTATGTGCCCACTGACCCTTGATCAGAATTTTGGGCTGCTGATTTTCAGCTGGAACTTGAAG GGACCTCCCCTCTCGTTGCAAGACAGTATGGCCCTGGCCACAGCATTGGAGGCACAGCTACAACTGAGAGAGGTGGCAGGCATCCCCCTGCAGGCTAGCACTGTGGACAACTGGAACCAGATCCAGAACTTCGAGGCCAAGCCAGATGATCTCCTCATCTGTACCTACCCTAAATCAG GGGTGGAAAAGGCCAACGCAATGCCCTCTCCACGGATACTAAGGACTCACCTTCCAACTCAGCTGTTGCCTCCATCTTTCTGGGAAAACAACTGCAAG TTCCTTTATGTAGCTCGAAATGCCAAAGACTGCATGGTTTCCTACTACCATTTCCAAAGGATGAATCAAATGCTTCCTGACCCTGGTACCTGGGAAGAATATTTTGAAACCTTCATCAGTGGAAAAG TGGGCTGGGGTTCCTGGTATGACCATGTGAAGGGATGGTGGGAGATAAAAGACAGATAccagattctcttcctcttctatgAGGACATAAAACAG GACCCAAAGCATGAAATTCAGAAAGTCATGCAGTTCATGGGAAAGAACTTGGATGAAACAGTGCTGGATAAAATTGTTCAGGAGACAtcatttgagaaaatgaaagaaaatcccATGGTGAATCGTTCCACGGTTCCTAAATCTATCCTGGACCAGTCCATTTCCCCCTTCATGAGAAAAG gaaCTGTGGGGGATTGGAAAAACCACTTCACTGTGGCTCAGAATGAGAGATTTAATGAAATCTATAGGCAAAAGATGGAAGGAAGCTCAATAAATTTCACAGAACTCTGA
- the LOC112929150 gene encoding sulfotransferase 1C2 isoform X2, which yields MLPCFLGMHFMCPLTLDQNFGLLIFSWNLKGPPLSLQDSMALATALEAQLQLREVAGIPLQASTVDNWNQIQNFEAKPDDLLICTYPKSGTTWIQEIVDMIEHNGDVEKCQRAIIQHRHPFIEWARPPQPSGVEKANAMPSPRILRTHLPTQLLPPSFWENNCKFLYVARNAKDCMVSYYHFQRMNQMLPDPGTWEEYFETFISGKVGWGSWYDHVKGWWEIKDRYQILFLFYEDIKQDPKHEIQKVMQFMGKNLDETVLDKIVQETSFEKMKENPMVNRSTVPKSILDQSISPFMRKGTVGDWKNHFTVAQNERFNEIYRQKMEGSSINFTEL from the exons ATGCTGCCCTGCTTCCTTGGAATGCACTTTATGTGCCCACTGACCCTTGATCAGAATTTTGGGCTGCTGATTTTCAGCTGGAACTTGAAG GGACCTCCCCTCTCGTTGCAAGACAGTATGGCCCTGGCCACAGCATTGGAGGCACAGCTACAACTGAGAGAGGTGGCAGGCATCCCCCTGCAGGCTAGCACTGTGGACAACTGGAACCAGATCCAGAACTTCGAGGCCAAGCCAGATGATCTCCTCATCTGTACCTACCCTAAATCAG GGACTACATGGATTCAGGAAATTGTGGACATGATTGAGCACAATGGAGATGTGGAGAAATGTCAGAGAGCCATCATTCAACACCGCCATCCTTTCATTGAGTGGGCTCGGCCACCCCAGCCCTCTG GGGTGGAAAAGGCCAACGCAATGCCCTCTCCACGGATACTAAGGACTCACCTTCCAACTCAGCTGTTGCCTCCATCTTTCTGGGAAAACAACTGCAAG TTCCTTTATGTAGCTCGAAATGCCAAAGACTGCATGGTTTCCTACTACCATTTCCAAAGGATGAATCAAATGCTTCCTGACCCTGGTACCTGGGAAGAATATTTTGAAACCTTCATCAGTGGAAAAG TGGGCTGGGGTTCCTGGTATGACCATGTGAAGGGATGGTGGGAGATAAAAGACAGATAccagattctcttcctcttctatgAGGACATAAAACAG GACCCAAAGCATGAAATTCAGAAAGTCATGCAGTTCATGGGAAAGAACTTGGATGAAACAGTGCTGGATAAAATTGTTCAGGAGACAtcatttgagaaaatgaaagaaaatcccATGGTGAATCGTTCCACGGTTCCTAAATCTATCCTGGACCAGTCCATTTCCCCCTTCATGAGAAAAG gaaCTGTGGGGGATTGGAAAAACCACTTCACTGTGGCTCAGAATGAGAGATTTAATGAAATCTATAGGCAAAAGATGGAAGGAAGCTCAATAAATTTCACAGAACTCTGA